The Streptomyces cynarae genome contains a region encoding:
- a CDS encoding DUF3052 domain-containing protein: MSATADHAEERTNPAVRLGFQPEQVVQEIGYDDDVDQELREAIEEVVGSELVDEDYDDVADAVVLWFRDEDGDLTDALVDATTYVEEGGSILLLTPKTGRTGYVEPSDISEAATTAGLSASKSVSVGKDWSGSRLVTPKAAKSKR, encoded by the coding sequence GTGAGCGCGACCGCGGACCACGCGGAGGAGCGGACGAACCCTGCCGTGAGGCTGGGGTTCCAGCCCGAGCAGGTGGTCCAGGAGATCGGCTACGACGACGATGTCGACCAGGAGCTTCGCGAGGCCATCGAGGAAGTTGTCGGCAGCGAGCTCGTGGACGAGGACTACGACGACGTTGCCGATGCCGTGGTGCTGTGGTTCCGCGACGAGGACGGCGACCTGACGGATGCGCTGGTGGACGCCACCACGTACGTCGAAGAAGGCGGCTCGATCCTGCTCCTCACGCCGAAGACCGGCCGAACGGGCTATGTGGAGCCCAGCGACATCTCGGAGGCCGCGACGACGGCGGGTCTGTCGGCGTCCAAGAGCGTCAGTGTGGGCAAGGACTGGAGCGGCTCGCGTCTGGTGACGCCGAAGGCCGCGAAGTCCAAGCGGTGA
- a CDS encoding peroxiredoxin, which translates to MAIQVGDKAPDFELKDNHGRAVKLSDFRGQKNVVLLFYPFAFTGVCTGELCALRDNLPRFVNDDTQLLAVSNDSIHTLRVFAEQEGLEYPLLSDFWPHGNISRAYGVFDEDKGCAVRGTFIIDKEGVVRWTVVNGLPDARDLNEYVKALDTL; encoded by the coding sequence ATGGCGATCCAGGTCGGCGACAAGGCCCCCGACTTCGAGCTCAAGGACAATCACGGCAGGGCCGTGAAGCTCTCCGACTTCCGCGGTCAGAAGAATGTCGTGCTGCTCTTCTACCCGTTCGCCTTCACCGGGGTGTGCACCGGCGAGCTGTGCGCGCTGCGCGACAACCTGCCGAGGTTCGTCAACGACGACACCCAGCTGCTCGCCGTCTCCAACGACTCCATCCACACCCTGCGCGTCTTCGCCGAGCAGGAGGGCCTGGAGTACCCGCTGCTGTCCGACTTCTGGCCGCACGGCAACATTTCGCGCGCCTACGGCGTCTTCGACGAGGACAAGGGTTGCGCGGTGCGCGGGACCTTCATCATCGACAAGGAGGGCGTCGTGCGGTGGACCGTCGTCAACGGCCTGCCGGACGCGCGTGACCTGAACGAGTACGTGAAGGCGCTCGACACCCTGTGA
- a CDS encoding potassium channel family protein encodes MNEQSAQARWEYHTQRPLLALAVLFGVAYAVPIVDSGASRAVATACAVAEWAVWAAFAADYLVRLALSGQRREFVRTHWLDLCAVILPMLQPLRLLRMVATLILVGRRARMASQIRLTTYVGGAVIGLLMFGSLAVLSVERESPRGNIRTLGDAVWWSFTTMTTVGYGDHAPTTGLGRMIAVGLMLSGIALLGVVTANIAAWFIARFEKDDVEERRQTAAIEALTEEVRALRAEVASLAREREGQRG; translated from the coding sequence ATGAACGAGCAGTCGGCGCAGGCCCGTTGGGAGTACCACACCCAGCGCCCCCTGCTGGCGCTGGCGGTCCTGTTCGGCGTCGCGTACGCGGTGCCGATCGTGGACAGCGGGGCGAGCCGGGCAGTGGCGACCGCCTGCGCGGTGGCGGAGTGGGCGGTGTGGGCGGCGTTCGCCGCCGACTACCTGGTGCGGCTGGCGCTGTCCGGGCAGCGGCGTGAGTTCGTACGGACCCACTGGCTGGACCTGTGCGCGGTGATCCTGCCGATGCTGCAGCCGCTCAGACTGCTGCGGATGGTGGCCACGCTGATACTCGTGGGGCGGCGGGCGCGGATGGCCTCGCAGATCCGGCTGACGACGTATGTCGGCGGAGCGGTGATCGGGCTGCTGATGTTCGGGTCGCTGGCCGTGCTGTCGGTGGAGCGGGAGTCGCCGCGCGGGAACATCAGGACGCTGGGCGACGCGGTGTGGTGGTCGTTCACGACGATGACGACCGTCGGGTACGGGGATCACGCGCCGACCACCGGGCTGGGGCGGATGATCGCCGTCGGGCTGATGCTGTCGGGCATAGCCCTGCTGGGTGTGGTGACCGCGAACATCGCCGCGTGGTTCATCGCCCGGTTCGAGAAGGACGACGTCGAGGAACGGCGTCAGACCGCGGCGATCGAGGCGCTGACGGAGGAGGTGCGGGCGCTTCGCGCGGAGGTCGCCTCGCTGGCGCGGGAGCGGGAGGGGCAGCGGGGTTAG
- a CDS encoding small hydrophobic protein, with the protein MMAGFGHGTRRYPRSRSRMWSRSGPDRATLGIVGVICAIAGFFALGIILGPVAVVCGWLAMGRTWTGNRSVPALVAVVLGAIDTLLAIVWLAGGTPGLA; encoded by the coding sequence ATGATGGCGGGCTTCGGACACGGCACGCGCAGGTACCCCCGCTCACGGAGCCGGATGTGGTCCCGGAGCGGGCCGGATCGCGCGACGCTCGGGATCGTCGGAGTCATCTGTGCGATCGCGGGCTTCTTCGCCCTCGGCATCATCCTGGGCCCGGTCGCGGTCGTCTGCGGCTGGCTGGCCATGGGCCGCACCTGGACGGGAAACCGTTCGGTGCCGGCCCTGGTGGCCGTGGTCCTGGGAGCGATCGACACGCTCCTGGCGATCGTGTGGCTGGCGGGCGGGACACCGGGGTTGGCGTAG
- the aceE gene encoding pyruvate dehydrogenase (acetyl-transferring), homodimeric type yields MASGSDRNPIIIGGLPSQVPDFDPEETQEWLDSLDAAVDQRGRERARYLMLRLIERARERRVAVPEMRSTDYVNTIATKDEPFFPGNEEIERKILNATRWNAAVMVSRAQRPGIGVGGHIATFASSASLYDVGFNHFFRGKDEGDGGDQVFFQGHASPGIYARAYLLDRLTEQHLDGFRQEKSKSPYGLSSYPHPRSMPDFWEFPTVSMGLGPIGAIYQARMNRYMEARGIADTSKSHVWAFLGDGEMDEPESLGQLSIAAREGLDNLTFVVNCNLQRLDGPVRGNGKIIQELESVFRGAGWNVIKLIWDRSWDPLLAQDRDGVLVNKMNTTPDGQFQTYATESGAYIREHFFGDDLRLRAMVENMTDDQILHLGRGGHDHRKIYAAFSAAKAHKGQPTVILAKTIKGWTLGPNFEGRNATHQMKKLTVTDLKHFRDRLHLPISDKELESGAPPYYHPGRDSEEIQYMHDMRKACGGYVPTRVVRSKPLALPDDKTYATVKKGSGQQSIATTMAFVRLLKDLMRDKELGRRFVLIAPDEYRTFGMDSFFPSAKIYNPLGQQYEAVDRDLLLAYKESPTGQMLHDGISEAGCTASLIAAGSAYATHGEPLIPVYVFYSMFGFQRTGDQFWQMADQLARGFVLGATAGRTTLTGEGLQHADGHSQLLASTNPACVAYDPAFAFEIAYIVQDGLRRMYGSSPEHPHGEDVFYYLTVYNEPIQHPAEPANVDVEGILKGIHRFSEGTAGSVPAQIMASGVALPWAIEAQKLLAEEWDVKADVWSATSWNELRREAVACEEHNLLHPEEEQRVPYVTRKLSAAEGPFVAVSDWMRSVPDQIARWVPGTYQSLGADGFGFADTRGAARRFFHIDAQSVVVAVLAELAKEGKVDRSVLKQAIDRYQLLDVTAADPGAAGGDA; encoded by the coding sequence GTGGCTTCCGGATCCGATCGCAATCCGATCATCATTGGCGGCCTTCCGAGTCAGGTTCCTGACTTCGATCCCGAGGAAACCCAGGAGTGGCTCGACTCGCTCGACGCCGCCGTGGACCAGCGCGGCCGCGAGCGGGCCCGCTACCTGATGCTCCGTCTGATCGAGCGGGCCCGTGAGCGGCGCGTGGCCGTGCCCGAGATGCGCAGCACGGACTACGTCAACACCATCGCGACCAAGGACGAGCCGTTCTTCCCCGGCAACGAGGAGATCGAGCGCAAGATCCTCAACGCCACCCGGTGGAACGCCGCCGTCATGGTCTCTCGCGCCCAGCGCCCGGGCATCGGGGTCGGCGGCCACATCGCCACCTTCGCCTCCTCCGCCTCGCTGTACGACGTGGGCTTCAACCACTTCTTCCGCGGCAAGGACGAGGGCGACGGCGGCGACCAGGTCTTCTTCCAGGGGCACGCCTCCCCGGGCATCTACGCCCGCGCGTACCTCCTGGACCGGCTCACCGAGCAGCACCTGGACGGCTTCCGCCAGGAGAAGTCCAAGTCCCCGTACGGCCTCTCCAGCTACCCGCACCCGCGCTCGATGCCGGACTTCTGGGAGTTCCCGACGGTCTCCATGGGCCTCGGCCCGATCGGCGCGATCTACCAGGCGCGGATGAACCGCTACATGGAGGCGCGCGGCATCGCCGACACCTCCAAGTCGCACGTGTGGGCGTTCCTGGGCGACGGCGAGATGGACGAGCCCGAGTCGCTCGGACAGCTGAGCATCGCCGCCCGCGAGGGCCTCGACAACCTGACCTTCGTCGTCAACTGCAACCTGCAGCGCCTGGACGGCCCGGTGCGGGGCAACGGCAAGATCATCCAGGAGCTGGAGTCGGTCTTCCGTGGCGCCGGCTGGAACGTGATCAAGCTCATCTGGGACCGCTCCTGGGACCCGCTGCTGGCCCAGGACCGGGACGGCGTGCTGGTCAACAAGATGAACACGACGCCCGACGGCCAGTTCCAGACGTACGCCACCGAGTCCGGCGCGTACATCCGCGAGCACTTCTTCGGCGACGACCTGCGGCTGCGCGCGATGGTCGAGAACATGACCGACGACCAGATCCTGCACCTGGGCCGCGGCGGTCACGACCACCGCAAGATCTACGCCGCGTTCTCCGCGGCGAAGGCCCACAAGGGCCAGCCGACGGTGATCCTTGCCAAGACGATCAAGGGCTGGACGCTGGGACCGAACTTCGAGGGCCGCAACGCCACCCACCAGATGAAGAAGCTGACGGTCACCGACCTCAAGCACTTCCGGGACCGCCTGCACCTGCCGATCTCCGACAAGGAGCTGGAGTCCGGCGCGCCGCCGTACTACCACCCGGGCCGGGACTCGGAGGAGATCCAGTACATGCACGACATGCGCAAGGCGTGCGGCGGGTACGTCCCGACGCGCGTCGTGCGGTCGAAACCGCTGGCGCTGCCGGACGACAAGACGTACGCGACTGTGAAGAAGGGCTCCGGTCAGCAGTCCATCGCCACGACCATGGCGTTCGTACGACTGCTGAAGGACCTCATGCGGGACAAGGAGCTCGGCAGGCGGTTCGTGCTGATCGCGCCCGACGAGTACCGCACCTTCGGCATGGACTCGTTCTTCCCGAGCGCGAAGATCTACAACCCGCTCGGTCAGCAGTACGAGGCCGTGGACCGGGACCTGCTGCTCGCCTACAAGGAGTCGCCGACCGGCCAGATGCTGCACGACGGCATCTCCGAGGCGGGCTGCACGGCGTCGCTGATCGCGGCGGGTTCGGCGTACGCCACGCACGGCGAGCCGCTCATCCCGGTGTACGTCTTCTACTCGATGTTCGGTTTCCAGCGCACCGGCGACCAGTTCTGGCAGATGGCCGACCAGCTGGCGCGCGGTTTCGTCCTCGGCGCGACCGCCGGACGTACGACGCTGACCGGTGAGGGCCTGCAGCACGCGGACGGCCACTCGCAGCTGCTCGCCTCCACCAACCCGGCGTGCGTGGCCTACGACCCGGCGTTCGCCTTCGAGATCGCCTACATCGTCCAGGACGGTCTGCGCCGGATGTACGGCTCCTCGCCCGAGCACCCGCACGGCGAGGACGTCTTCTACTACCTCACCGTCTACAACGAGCCGATCCAGCACCCGGCCGAGCCGGCGAACGTGGACGTCGAGGGCATCCTCAAGGGCATCCACCGCTTCAGCGAGGGCACGGCGGGCAGCGTCCCGGCGCAGATCATGGCCTCGGGCGTCGCTCTGCCCTGGGCGATCGAGGCGCAGAAGCTCCTCGCCGAGGAGTGGGACGTGAAGGCCGACGTCTGGTCGGCGACCTCCTGGAACGAGCTGCGGCGCGAGGCGGTGGCGTGCGAGGAGCACAACCTGCTGCACCCGGAGGAGGAGCAGCGCGTCCCGTACGTGACGCGGAAGCTCAGCGCTGCGGAGGGGCCGTTCGTGGCGGTGTCCGACTGGATGCGGTCGGTGCCGGACCAGATCGCGCGCTGGGTGCCGGGGACGTACCAGTCGCTGGGCGCGGACGGCTTCGGCTTCGCCGACACGCGCGGTGCGGCGCGCCGCTTCTTCCACATCGACGCGCAGTCCGTCGTCGTGGCGGTGCTCGCGGAGCTGGCGAAGGAGGGGAAGGTCGACCGCTCGGTGCTGAAGCAGGCCATCGACCGGTACCAGTTGCTGGATGTGACGGCGGCGGACCCGGGCGCGGCGGGTGGCGACGCGTGA
- a CDS encoding TerD family protein, translating to MGVTLAKGGNVSLSKAAPNLTQVMIGLGWDARSTTGAPFDLDASALLCSGGRVLGDEWFVFYNQLKSPDGSVEHTGDNLTGEGEGDDESILVDLSKVPPQCDKIVFPVSIHLADERGQTFGQVSNAFIRVVNQADGQELARYDLSEDASSETAMIFGEVYRHSGEWKFRAVGQGYASGLRGIALDFGVNVS from the coding sequence ATGGGCGTCACGCTCGCCAAGGGAGGCAACGTCTCCCTGTCCAAGGCCGCGCCGAATCTCACGCAGGTGATGATCGGGCTCGGCTGGGACGCGCGCTCCACCACCGGGGCCCCCTTCGACCTCGATGCCAGCGCACTGCTGTGCAGCGGCGGTCGGGTTCTCGGTGACGAGTGGTTCGTCTTCTACAACCAGCTCAAGAGCCCCGACGGCTCCGTCGAACACACCGGCGACAACCTCACCGGTGAGGGTGAGGGCGACGACGAGAGCATCCTGGTGGACCTCTCCAAGGTCCCGCCCCAGTGTGACAAGATCGTCTTCCCGGTCTCCATCCACCTCGCCGACGAGCGCGGTCAGACGTTCGGCCAGGTCAGCAACGCCTTCATCCGTGTCGTCAACCAGGCCGACGGCCAGGAGCTCGCCCGCTACGACCTCAGCGAGGACGCCTCCTCCGAAACGGCCATGATCTTCGGCGAGGTCTACCGCCACAGCGGCGAATGGAAGTTCCGCGCCGTGGGTCAGGGGTACGCGTCCGGCCTGCGCGGCATCGCTCTCGACTTCGGAGTGAACGTTTCGTAA
- a CDS encoding TerD family protein, with protein sequence MGVSLSKGGNVSLTKEAPGLTAVLVGLGWDVRTTTGTDFDLDASALLLNSSGKVASDQHFVFFNNLKSPDGSVEHTGDNLTGEGEGDDEVIKVNLAGVPADVDKIVFPVSIYDAENRQQSFGQVRNAFIRVVNQANQQEIARYDLSEDASTETAMVFGELYRHGTEWKFRAIGQGYASGLRGIAQDFGVNV encoded by the coding sequence GTGGGAGTCAGCCTCAGCAAGGGCGGCAACGTATCGCTGACCAAGGAGGCCCCCGGCCTGACCGCGGTCCTCGTGGGACTCGGCTGGGACGTCCGCACCACCACCGGCACCGACTTCGACCTGGACGCCAGCGCTCTGCTGCTGAACTCGTCGGGCAAGGTGGCCAGCGACCAGCACTTCGTGTTCTTCAACAACCTCAAGAGCCCAGACGGCTCCGTCGAGCACACGGGTGACAACCTCACGGGTGAGGGCGAGGGCGACGACGAGGTGATCAAGGTCAACCTCGCCGGAGTGCCGGCCGACGTCGACAAGATCGTCTTCCCGGTCTCGATCTACGACGCCGAGAACCGACAGCAGTCCTTCGGCCAGGTGCGCAACGCCTTCATCCGCGTGGTGAACCAGGCCAACCAGCAGGAGATCGCGCGGTACGACCTGAGCGAGGACGCGTCCACGGAGACCGCCATGGTGTTCGGCGAGCTGTACCGCCATGGCACCGAGTGGAAGTTCCGTGCCATCGGCCAGGGCTACGCCTCGGGCCTGCGGGGCATCGCCCAGGACTTCGGCGTCAACGTCTGA